The following proteins come from a genomic window of Brevibacillus antibioticus:
- a CDS encoding VOC family protein → MQAITTFFMFHGQAEEAMKFYTSIFDRSEIKQIMHQENGQVLHATFTLKDQTFMCIDNTNGDYHAFTPAISLFVDCDTEEEVDRVFGQLSADGQILMPLGQYPFSEKFGWVQDRYGLSWQVNLPKR, encoded by the coding sequence GTGCAAGCTATCACTACGTTTTTCATGTTCCACGGACAAGCGGAAGAAGCGATGAAGTTTTACACTTCTATTTTTGATCGCTCCGAAATCAAGCAGATCATGCATCAAGAGAATGGACAAGTCCTGCACGCTACCTTTACCTTAAAAGACCAGACCTTCATGTGTATCGACAATACGAACGGTGACTATCATGCCTTTACTCCGGCGATTTCGTTGTTTGTGGACTGCGATACGGAGGAAGAGGTTGACCGGGTTTTTGGACAGCTTTCCGCGGATGGACAAATACTCATGCCGCTCGGGCAATATCCGTTCAGTGAAAAGTTCGGATGGGTTCAAGATCGTTACGGATTATCCTGGCAGGTTAACTTACCGAAAAGATGA
- a CDS encoding ABC transporter substrate-binding protein, whose protein sequence is MRKRLSQIIATLLLGTLLVTGCSSEGSTPATSTQTATPSTEASAPAASNVQDIKDGINLATDVSKLPEAAAKRTDTFIAGLTEPGGVFNPFFYHNGYDGNVSSAIFESLVDVDATGKPVPKLAEKWDVSPDQLTYTFHLRPNLKFSDGSPLTAEDVAFTLTILHDKTYDGETDIFVASIKGGREYKEGKANTIEGIKVIDPQTIQITTEKVNAKSLVLLGGQVLSKAYYGKEYKPGNLEYLRTLHGKPLGAGPYKFEAYIPGQEVRYLANEHYYAGKPQIEHFIYKTTEGDALQFIQTGEMDYNSFTVNSDNIEQLQQLGYVNINLYTSSAYSYIKFNHSKPFFKDKRVRQAFIYGLDRQKILDLTYQGYAQVANVPISPVSWAYTDDVNPYAYNPEKAKQLLDEAGWKPGADGIREKDGQKLIVHYYTTKGKLGEVLIPIAKENYKELGIQFEAEMMDYNAVLARTEKGDHDLASFSTTMLIDPDDGVDAFSTKKGKSGFTGTNGYSNAKVDELLEAGLSTLDIEKRKAIYKDLYKELSDDPPYIFLGYRKILSAHNGKIKGLEPNPFTGISTSLPGIKIE, encoded by the coding sequence ATGAGAAAAAGGCTTTCGCAAATCATTGCAACTTTACTGCTAGGGACGCTACTGGTCACAGGATGCAGCTCTGAAGGCAGTACGCCAGCTACCTCGACACAAACGGCGACTCCGTCGACAGAAGCATCAGCACCTGCTGCCAGCAACGTGCAAGACATAAAAGACGGCATCAATTTGGCCACGGATGTATCCAAGCTGCCGGAAGCAGCAGCCAAAAGGACTGATACATTCATTGCGGGACTGACGGAGCCAGGCGGCGTGTTTAACCCGTTTTTTTATCACAACGGTTACGATGGCAACGTCTCCTCAGCGATCTTCGAATCACTGGTGGATGTCGATGCGACAGGAAAGCCGGTACCCAAGCTCGCGGAAAAATGGGACGTATCACCTGACCAGCTCACGTATACGTTCCACCTGAGACCGAATCTGAAATTCAGCGATGGTTCACCGCTGACGGCAGAGGATGTCGCCTTTACACTGACGATTCTGCACGACAAAACGTACGATGGCGAAACGGACATTTTCGTAGCAAGTATCAAGGGTGGTCGTGAATACAAGGAAGGCAAAGCGAACACGATCGAAGGGATTAAGGTGATTGATCCACAGACGATCCAGATCACGACGGAAAAAGTGAACGCCAAGTCTCTTGTCCTGTTAGGCGGGCAGGTGCTCTCTAAGGCATACTACGGCAAGGAGTACAAACCAGGCAATCTGGAGTACCTCCGCACCTTGCACGGCAAGCCTTTGGGAGCTGGTCCTTACAAATTCGAGGCGTACATTCCTGGTCAAGAAGTCCGCTATCTTGCAAACGAGCACTATTACGCGGGCAAGCCGCAAATTGAGCACTTTATCTACAAGACGACCGAGGGCGACGCTCTGCAGTTTATCCAGACGGGGGAAATGGACTACAACTCCTTTACGGTCAACTCGGATAACATTGAGCAACTGCAACAGCTGGGATACGTGAATATCAATTTGTACACATCCAGCGCCTATTCATACATCAAGTTCAATCATTCCAAGCCGTTTTTCAAAGACAAGCGCGTCCGCCAAGCTTTCATCTACGGACTGGATCGCCAAAAGATTCTCGACTTGACCTACCAAGGATACGCGCAAGTCGCCAATGTACCAATCAGCCCTGTTTCGTGGGCTTATACGGATGATGTCAATCCATACGCGTACAATCCGGAAAAGGCGAAGCAGCTCCTGGATGAAGCGGGCTGGAAGCCGGGCGCGGATGGTATCCGTGAAAAAGACGGACAAAAGCTGATCGTGCATTACTACACGACAAAAGGAAAGCTGGGAGAAGTTCTGATCCCGATTGCCAAAGAAAACTACAAAGAGCTGGGCATCCAGTTTGAAGCAGAAATGATGGACTACAACGCCGTATTGGCACGGACGGAAAAAGGCGATCACGACCTCGCTTCGTTCTCAACCACGATGCTGATCGATCCAGATGACGGTGTAGACGCTTTCTCGACGAAAAAGGGCAAGAGCGGATTTACCGGAACGAATGGCTACTCCAATGCCAAAGTAGACGAATTGCTGGAAGCAGGTCTATCTACGCTGGACATCGAGAAGCGCAAAGCCATCTACAAAGACCTGTACAAAGAGTTGAGCGATGACCCACCGTACATCTTCCTCGGCTACCGCAAAATTTTGTCTGCGCACAACGGCAAGATCAAGGGCTTGGAGCCGAATCCGTTCACGGGCATTTCGACCAGCCTGCCTGGCATCAAAATCGAGTAA
- a CDS encoding ABC transporter permease gives MTSYFLKRVFYMALTLFGASILIFFLYALTPGDFVDTSLKLTAERKLELKVMYGLDKPVVERYFIWMKNAFQGDFGYSLQYQQPVMSLLNDYIWNSFLLAITSTFFTWLIAISIGVLSAARQHSWFDALVTIGVFAAMSLPVFFVGLLFIKLFAVDAKLFPAGGMMMIGSKETGLTYAWDVVQHMFLPVTVLTLLSVGTLTRYFRTNMLEVIQQDFVRTARAKGLKEKVVLHKHALRNALLPAITLLGFELPALFGGAIITEKIFNWPGVGQLYMQAFSVRDYPLLMGFTMFLAILTVIGNLSADLLYRVADPRVRLK, from the coding sequence ATGACGTCCTACTTCCTGAAAAGGGTCTTTTACATGGCGTTGACGCTCTTCGGCGCATCCATTTTGATTTTTTTCCTGTATGCCCTAACGCCCGGTGATTTCGTCGATACGAGTCTTAAGCTGACAGCCGAACGAAAGCTGGAGCTAAAAGTGATGTACGGGCTGGATAAGCCTGTCGTCGAACGGTATTTCATCTGGATGAAAAACGCCTTCCAAGGCGATTTTGGCTACTCCCTGCAGTACCAGCAGCCAGTGATGTCGTTGTTGAACGATTACATCTGGAATTCGTTTTTGCTCGCGATTACCTCCACCTTTTTTACATGGCTGATCGCGATCTCAATCGGAGTTCTGTCTGCTGCAAGGCAGCATTCCTGGTTCGATGCCCTCGTGACGATCGGTGTTTTTGCTGCGATGTCGCTGCCTGTCTTTTTCGTTGGACTGCTGTTTATCAAGTTGTTTGCCGTCGATGCCAAGCTGTTTCCCGCAGGGGGCATGATGATGATCGGCAGTAAGGAAACAGGGCTCACCTATGCGTGGGACGTGGTTCAACATATGTTTTTGCCTGTGACGGTGCTGACTTTGCTTAGCGTCGGGACGCTGACCCGCTATTTCCGCACGAACATGCTGGAGGTCATTCAACAAGACTTCGTGCGCACGGCCCGGGCAAAAGGACTGAAGGAAAAAGTCGTCCTGCACAAGCACGCGCTGCGCAATGCGCTCCTGCCTGCCATTACACTGCTAGGCTTTGAGCTGCCAGCTCTGTTTGGTGGGGCGATCATCACGGAAAAAATCTTTAACTGGCCCGGTGTCGGACAGTTGTACATGCAGGCGTTTTCTGTACGGGACTACCCGCTCTTGATGGGCTTTACGATGTTCCTGGCGATTCTCACCGTCATCGGAAACTTATCTGCTGATTTGCTGTACAGAGTGGCTGACCCGCGGGTTCGGTTGAAATAG
- the opp4C gene encoding oligopeptide ABC transporter permease, producing the protein MASTVSEVAEVTRRKQVASRSSLWHEAFLRLKKKRLAMAGLVFLLVMVAVCFIGPFFSPYASGKINTTMINKQPSFSHWLGTDSLGRDILTRLMQAGRISLTVGIASMVLSVSIGALLGALAGFYRGWVDQVIMRIADVLMTIPGLPLLFIMGAVLSEWKIPTDYRIYIVMVMLSLIGWPGLARMVRSQMLTLRESEFMQAAEVLGLRDRRKLFFHLLPNLTPLLIVVATLNVGGAILSESVLSYFGLGVVPPTPTWGNMMDAANTLIDFQKRPWLWVPPGIAIFATVISINLLGDGLRDALDPKQQR; encoded by the coding sequence ATGGCATCAACGGTAAGTGAAGTAGCGGAGGTGACGAGACGAAAGCAGGTAGCGTCGCGTTCTTCCTTGTGGCACGAGGCGTTTTTGCGCCTGAAAAAGAAGCGTCTGGCCATGGCTGGACTTGTGTTTTTACTCGTCATGGTAGCGGTATGCTTCATCGGTCCGTTTTTTTCTCCGTACGCATCCGGCAAGATTAATACGACCATGATCAACAAGCAGCCAAGCTTCTCCCATTGGCTCGGGACGGACAGCTTGGGCAGAGACATTTTGACGCGGTTGATGCAGGCTGGCCGAATCTCATTGACAGTAGGCATCGCTTCTATGGTGCTCTCTGTTTCCATTGGCGCCCTTCTCGGTGCACTGGCTGGCTTTTACCGCGGGTGGGTTGATCAAGTGATCATGCGTATAGCAGACGTGCTCATGACCATTCCTGGTCTGCCGCTCTTGTTTATTATGGGTGCAGTCCTCTCCGAGTGGAAAATCCCGACCGACTACCGCATTTACATCGTCATGGTCATGCTGAGCCTGATCGGCTGGCCCGGCTTGGCACGAATGGTCCGCAGCCAGATGCTCACCCTGCGTGAAAGTGAATTCATGCAAGCAGCAGAAGTACTCGGTCTGCGCGACAGACGCAAGCTATTCTTCCATTTGCTGCCCAATCTGACACCACTTTTAATTGTAGTTGCCACCTTGAACGTCGGAGGTGCGATCCTGAGCGAATCTGTATTATCGTACTTCGGCCTCGGAGTCGTCCCGCCAACGCCGACATGGGGCAATATGATGGATGCGGCAAACACGTTGATCGATTTTCAGAAAAGACCGTGGCTGTGGGTTCCTCCGGGGATTGCTATTTTCGCTACTGTCATCTCGATTAATTTGCTGGGGGATGGACTGCGGGATGCTTTAGACCCGAAGCAGCAGCGTTGA
- a CDS encoding ABC transporter ATP-binding protein → MNALVEIQNLSTYFKSEQGVVKAVDALDLRVHEGETVCIVGESGCGKSAAAMSLMRLIPEAVGSIVSGEIWFAGRDLRKVSKEEMRKLRGNELAMIFQEPMSSLNPVLTIGEQIMEPIMEHQGLSKKAAQARAIELIELVGIPRAKEIAKSYPHELSGGMLQRIMIAIAISCNPRLLIADEPTTALDVTIQAQILDLLRKIKEEAQTAILFITHDLGVVAEMADHVVVMYAGKVVEVSPVVELFEEPKHPYTQGLLRSKPVLNQRRSKLYSIPGQVPNPTTLGESCYFHDRCDQCLDICRVKQPPLRDGGDGRKVACWLYEEEIARGQ, encoded by the coding sequence ATGAATGCTTTAGTCGAAATCCAAAATTTAAGCACCTACTTCAAGTCCGAACAAGGCGTGGTCAAAGCAGTCGATGCCCTCGATCTGCGCGTCCATGAAGGAGAGACCGTATGCATCGTAGGCGAGTCGGGCTGCGGCAAAAGTGCGGCAGCCATGTCATTGATGAGACTAATCCCAGAGGCGGTAGGCAGTATCGTTTCGGGTGAGATATGGTTTGCAGGCCGTGATCTGCGAAAAGTGAGCAAAGAAGAAATGCGAAAGCTCCGTGGCAATGAGCTGGCGATGATTTTCCAGGAGCCGATGTCGTCACTCAATCCCGTACTGACCATCGGTGAGCAGATCATGGAGCCGATCATGGAGCATCAGGGCCTAAGCAAAAAAGCAGCCCAAGCGCGAGCCATTGAGCTGATCGAGCTAGTCGGAATCCCACGGGCAAAAGAAATCGCCAAATCGTACCCCCATGAATTGAGCGGGGGCATGCTGCAACGCATTATGATTGCCATCGCCATATCCTGCAATCCGCGTCTATTGATCGCTGATGAACCGACGACTGCTTTGGATGTGACCATTCAGGCGCAAATTCTTGATCTGCTGCGCAAAATCAAGGAAGAAGCCCAAACTGCGATTCTTTTTATCACGCATGATCTGGGTGTCGTAGCGGAAATGGCCGATCATGTGGTCGTGATGTACGCAGGGAAAGTGGTAGAGGTGTCTCCTGTCGTTGAGCTGTTCGAGGAGCCGAAGCACCCGTATACACAAGGCTTGCTTCGCTCCAAGCCTGTGTTGAATCAACGCAGATCCAAGCTGTATTCCATCCCCGGTCAAGTGCCGAATCCGACGACACTCGGTGAATCGTGCTATTTTCATGACCGGTGCGATCAGTGCTTGGACATTTGCCGAGTGAAGCAGCCGCCTTTGCGTGATGGGGGAGACGGCAGAAAGGTCGCGTGCTGGTTATATGAGGAGGAGATAGCCCGTGGACAGTAA
- a CDS encoding ABC transporter ATP-binding protein: MDSNLLEVRQLKKYYPITGGLLGRTIGHVKAVDDISFSIRKGETFGLVGESGSGKSTTGRTILRLLEKTEGEVRFQGIDVHALNRQELRALRPQMQYIFQDPYSSLNPRVRIGEALGEALLDHGLLPQAEVRERVLEVMALCGLAPYHVERYPHEFSGGQRQRIGIARAIMMNPDFIVADEPVSALDVSIQAQIINLFAELQEKRKLTYLFISHDLSVVEHLCTRIGVMYLGSLLELAPRDELFLEPLHPYTKALLSSVPLPIPKKKRERIVLQGDMPSPANPPAGCKFHTRCPYVKDICRKEVPAFREVNTDRFVACHLV, translated from the coding sequence GTGGACAGTAATTTGCTGGAAGTGCGCCAGTTGAAAAAATATTACCCGATTACTGGAGGGCTTTTAGGTAGGACGATCGGCCATGTAAAAGCGGTGGATGACATCAGCTTTTCCATCCGAAAAGGGGAGACGTTTGGGCTTGTCGGTGAGTCCGGCAGTGGGAAAAGCACGACAGGTCGCACCATCCTGCGCCTTTTGGAAAAGACAGAGGGAGAAGTTCGCTTCCAAGGGATCGATGTCCACGCCTTGAATCGCCAAGAGCTCCGAGCTTTGCGCCCGCAGATGCAATACATTTTTCAAGATCCGTACAGCTCGCTGAATCCACGCGTTCGAATCGGAGAAGCACTGGGGGAAGCGCTGCTTGATCATGGGCTGCTCCCACAAGCGGAGGTCAGAGAAAGAGTCTTAGAGGTCATGGCTTTATGTGGATTGGCACCGTATCATGTCGAACGGTATCCGCATGAGTTCTCGGGGGGGCAGCGTCAACGGATCGGTATCGCACGGGCCATTATGATGAACCCTGATTTTATCGTCGCGGATGAGCCAGTATCTGCTCTGGATGTGTCGATCCAAGCGCAAATCATCAATTTGTTTGCAGAGTTGCAGGAGAAAAGGAAGCTGACGTACTTATTCATTTCGCATGATTTGAGCGTCGTGGAGCATCTGTGCACGAGGATCGGCGTCATGTATTTGGGGTCATTGCTGGAGCTGGCACCTCGCGATGAATTGTTTTTGGAGCCGCTCCATCCGTACACCAAAGCATTGCTCTCCTCTGTGCCACTTCCGATCCCAAAGAAAAAGCGCGAACGCATCGTCCTCCAGGGAGACATGCCAAGTCCGGCGAATCCTCCGGCGGGGTGCAAATTCCACACGCGCTGCCCGTATGTGAAAGACATTTGCCGAAAGGAAGTGCCTGCTTTTCGCGAAGTGAACACCGACAGATTTGTCGCCTGTCACTTGGTGTAA
- a CDS encoding YezD family protein codes for MAKNEIPLDNFLLEKIARALDGLEYGSIHIVVHDSQVVQIERTEKYRLPAEKPEAKLSQARTGK; via the coding sequence ATGGCAAAGAATGAGATTCCCCTAGACAATTTCTTATTAGAAAAAATAGCACGCGCACTGGATGGTCTGGAATACGGCTCCATACATATTGTGGTTCACGATTCACAGGTTGTTCAGATTGAGCGAACGGAAAAATACAGACTCCCGGCAGAAAAGCCCGAGGCAAAGCTTTCGCAAGCGCGTACCGGAAAATAG
- a CDS encoding DUF2325 domain-containing protein: MAGVLVVGGDRVAEIESLLQNKGFQNVYHVSGRKKSDVKATIPSDTELVLVFINFVSHSLSKNIKKLAKQKHVPIVFCRRSCDAVAMYEPAIS, translated from the coding sequence ATGGCAGGCGTTCTTGTGGTAGGAGGAGATCGGGTAGCAGAAATCGAGAGCTTGTTGCAGAACAAAGGGTTCCAGAATGTCTATCACGTATCAGGTCGAAAAAAATCCGATGTGAAGGCAACGATTCCTTCGGATACGGAGCTTGTTCTTGTCTTTATTAACTTCGTGAGTCACAGCTTGAGTAAAAATATAAAGAAGCTGGCGAAGCAAAAGCACGTCCCGATCGTTTTTTGCCGAAGGTCATGTGATGCGGTAGCTATGTATGAACCAGCGATAAGCTAG
- a CDS encoding IS1182 family transposase (programmed frameshift), protein MHYEFVCLDELVPEDHLLRVIQKHIDFSFIREKVRQYYCEDNGRPSIDPIVLFKMIFIGYLYGIRSERQLEKEIQTNIAYRWFLGLSLTDRVPDHTTISWNRRTRFKNTNVFQEIFDEIVRLAIQHRMVAGRVLISDSTHLKANANKRKFKKHVIEKSSRAYLKDLEVAINEDREVHGKKGLKPREGVKEEKEIKVSTTDPESGYMVRDSKPEGFFYLDHRTVDHKYNIITDVHVTAGNVHDSVPYIDRLNLQIEKFGFKDTIEAIALDAGYLTTPICKALHDINVFAVIGHRAFTPVKGLFAKWRFKYDLECDVYTCPQKHTLTYSTTDRNGYRMYKSNKEICKTCPRLSECTRSKNHQKVISRHVWEESKEWVRQNRLSKSGKYLYRLRYQTIERSFADAKELHGLRYCRLRGRENVQEQVLMTATVQNIKRIALHLAKAS, encoded by the exons ATGCATTACGAATTTGTGTGCCTTGATGAATTGGTCCCAGAGGACCATTTATTAAGGGTCATCCAGAAACATATAGATTTCTCCTTCATCCGAGAAAAAGTACGTCAATATTATTGCGAGGATAACGGTAGACCTTCGATTGATCCTATTGTTTTATTTAAAATGATTTTCATTGGATACCTTTACGGTATCCGCTCAGAGAGGCAGCTCGAAAAAGAAATCCAGACTAACATCGCCTATCGTTGGTTTCTTGGCCTTTCTTTAACAGATCGAGTTCCAGATCACACAACAATCAGTTGGAATCGTCGAACCCGTTTTAAAAATACAAATGTTTTTCAGGAGATTTTTGATGAAATTGTGCGCTTGGCGATTCAGCATCGAATGGTCGCTGGACGTGTATTGATAAGTGATTCCACGCATCTTAAAGCAAATGCGAATAAACGAAAATTTAAGAAGCATGTCATCGAGAAATCGAGTCGTGCCTATCTCAAAGATTTAGAGGTAGCAATTAATGAAGACCGTGAGGTACATGGAAAAAAGG GATTGAAGCCTAGAGAGGGTGTGAAGGAAGAAAAGGAAATCAAGGTGAGTACCACTGATCCGGAAAGTGGCTACATGGTTCGAGACAGCAAGCCCGAAGGCTTTTTCTATCTCGATCACCGGACTGTCGATCATAAGTACAATATTATTACCGATGTCCATGTCACTGCTGGCAATGTCCATGATTCCGTTCCTTACATAGATAGGCTGAATCTCCAAATCGAGAAGTTTGGGTTTAAGGATACAATTGAAGCTATTGCATTAGATGCTGGTTATTTAACTACTCCAATCTGCAAGGCACTTCACGATATAAATGTATTTGCTGTCATCGGTCATCGTGCCTTTACACCTGTTAAAGGTCTTTTTGCTAAATGGCGCTTTAAATATGATCTGGAGTGCGATGTGTACACATGTCCTCAAAAACATACGCTTACTTATTCGACTACCGATCGAAACGGATACAGGATGTATAAGTCCAATAAAGAAATATGTAAAACTTGTCCAAGGCTTTCTGAGTGTACCCGATCTAAAAATCACCAAAAGGTGATAAGTAGGCACGTTTGGGAAGAGAGTAAGGAATGGGTTCGACAGAACCGTTTAAGTAAATCGGGGAAATATTTATATAGATTAAGATACCAAACCATAGAGCGAAGCTTTGCAGATGCTAAAGAACTGCATGGGCTTCGCTATTGTAGGTTACGCGGACGTGAAAATGTCCAAGAGCAGGTATTGATGACAGCAACAGTACAAAACATTAAAAGGATAGCACTACACCTAGCGAAAGCAAGTTAG
- a CDS encoding peptide ABC transporter substrate-binding protein, which translates to MKRPVVITSLFVLLTGLFAGCSNGNTPTQTAPDNQQQPAPVQQATAQPAAEQTLRMNAAEPETLDSGMSNDVISGAFIRSLYDGLVRLNKDGKPVNSVASDIQVSADKKVYTFTLRDSKWSNGDPVTAQDFAFGWMRVLNPKTASGSAYKYYPIKNARAFYEGKAKAEDVGIKVVDDKKLQVTLENPTPYFLTLATFYYPVNQKVVGANPDWAKKPESIVTNGPFKLVNWQHKNKIELAKNEHYWDKDVVKFNEIEFSMIEDTNTELELFNSGELDWAGGPISGLPADAIGPLRDEGKLQTMKRATSYYLLFQTEKPPFTNSKIRKAFAYAINRSDIAENIGQAGQTPLMGFVPFSASLKPEGYFKDNDVETAKQLLAEGMKEAGITKLPEITYLYNTSDLNKKIAEALQAQWKQALGVDVKLINKELKVMFNDQEQGKYMISRTGWTGDYNDSVNFLELMMEKNSSNNSTFWFSEKYVELVKKAYAEPDETKRNQYLVEAESILMEEMPVTGVYSSVNSWVQNEKVKGITVDPLGYIDFKWGYKEQ; encoded by the coding sequence ATGAAAAGACCAGTTGTCATAACAAGTCTCTTCGTTTTGCTTACGGGGCTATTTGCAGGCTGTAGCAACGGCAATACGCCGACTCAAACCGCACCAGACAACCAGCAGCAACCAGCACCAGTACAGCAGGCAACTGCGCAGCCTGCGGCAGAGCAGACCTTGCGCATGAATGCCGCAGAACCTGAAACACTTGATTCAGGCATGTCTAACGATGTGATTTCCGGTGCCTTCATCCGTTCTTTGTACGACGGGCTTGTTCGATTGAACAAGGATGGCAAGCCAGTCAATTCCGTTGCATCCGACATTCAAGTATCAGCGGACAAAAAGGTGTATACCTTTACTTTGCGCGACAGCAAATGGAGCAATGGCGACCCGGTTACGGCTCAAGACTTCGCCTTTGGCTGGATGCGCGTGCTCAATCCGAAGACTGCCAGTGGCTCCGCCTACAAGTATTATCCGATCAAAAATGCCCGCGCCTTTTACGAAGGAAAGGCGAAAGCGGAGGATGTCGGCATCAAGGTCGTCGATGACAAGAAACTGCAAGTCACCTTGGAAAACCCTACTCCTTACTTCCTGACACTTGCGACCTTCTACTATCCGGTCAATCAAAAGGTGGTAGGAGCTAATCCCGATTGGGCGAAAAAGCCCGAGTCCATCGTGACCAATGGGCCGTTCAAGCTGGTGAATTGGCAGCATAAAAACAAGATTGAGCTAGCCAAAAACGAGCACTATTGGGACAAAGACGTTGTGAAGTTTAACGAAATCGAGTTTTCTATGATTGAAGATACGAATACCGAGCTGGAGCTGTTCAATAGCGGTGAGCTGGATTGGGCTGGCGGCCCGATTAGCGGTCTGCCTGCGGATGCCATTGGGCCGTTGCGCGACGAAGGCAAGCTGCAAACCATGAAACGTGCCACCAGCTACTATCTGTTGTTCCAGACAGAGAAGCCACCCTTTACGAATAGCAAAATCCGCAAAGCGTTTGCCTACGCGATCAACCGCAGTGACATCGCAGAAAACATCGGTCAGGCCGGACAGACTCCTTTGATGGGCTTCGTCCCATTTTCCGCCTCCCTGAAGCCAGAAGGATATTTCAAGGATAACGATGTGGAGACAGCGAAACAGTTATTGGCAGAAGGAATGAAGGAGGCGGGTATCACTAAGCTGCCCGAAATCACCTATCTCTACAACACCTCCGATCTCAATAAGAAGATTGCTGAAGCGTTGCAGGCTCAATGGAAGCAAGCTCTCGGTGTGGACGTCAAGCTGATCAACAAAGAATTGAAGGTCATGTTTAACGATCAGGAGCAAGGGAAGTACATGATTTCCCGAACAGGCTGGACGGGTGATTACAATGACTCCGTCAACTTCCTGGAGCTGATGATGGAGAAGAACAGCTCCAATAACTCTACCTTCTGGTTTAGCGAAAAATACGTAGAGCTGGTGAAGAAGGCATACGCTGAGCCGGATGAGACCAAACGCAATCAGTATCTGGTCGAAGCAGAGAGCATCTTGATGGAAGAAATGCCGGTCACAGGTGTGTACTCTAGCGTCAATTCATGGGTACAAAATGAAAAAGTAAAAGGCATCACAGTAGATCCGTTGGGCTACATTGACTTTAAATGGGGATACAAAGAACAATAG
- a CDS encoding serine hydrolase: MTWQQAVENELKEAPGIFGIAAVHVETGETAGHLDEELFQLASAFKIPIMVTLMSEVEAGRIRLDQRVTLKWEDRVPGSGILQELDAGAALTVKDLATLMTIVSDNYATDQILELIGGIDKVNKHMHELGLSQIHLRHNCWELLNHCVGMNEPTPSQAGFDEFMRREESGNYELIHDVSMPTCDNNVATPAELNRLLIMIARKEILTETSCELMQDIMRRQHYNSRLPYLLPEGTKVAHKTGTVNAVVNDAGIIYLPEGKGMIAITALSRGVTDTEAAELTIARVAKAIYEQAIGS; this comes from the coding sequence ATGACATGGCAGCAAGCAGTAGAAAATGAATTGAAGGAAGCGCCCGGTATTTTTGGAATCGCAGCTGTGCATGTGGAAACGGGAGAGACAGCGGGGCATCTGGATGAAGAGTTGTTTCAACTGGCGAGTGCATTCAAAATTCCGATCATGGTCACCTTGATGAGCGAGGTGGAAGCAGGACGAATCCGCCTCGATCAGCGTGTGACACTAAAATGGGAGGATCGCGTGCCGGGGTCAGGCATTCTGCAAGAGCTGGATGCGGGAGCGGCCTTAACAGTCAAAGACTTGGCGACACTGATGACGATTGTTAGCGATAACTATGCGACAGACCAAATCCTCGAACTAATCGGCGGCATCGACAAGGTGAATAAGCACATGCATGAACTGGGACTTTCGCAGATTCATTTGCGGCATAATTGCTGGGAGCTCCTCAACCACTGTGTGGGTATGAACGAGCCTACTCCTTCGCAGGCAGGGTTTGATGAATTCATGCGACGAGAAGAGTCAGGCAATTACGAATTGATTCACGATGTTTCGATGCCTACCTGTGATAATAACGTAGCGACACCAGCCGAGCTGAACCGCCTGCTTATCATGATTGCGCGAAAAGAAATTCTCACGGAGACCTCCTGCGAGCTGATGCAAGACATCATGCGGCGTCAGCATTACAACAGCCGTCTGCCGTACTTGTTGCCAGAAGGAACAAAGGTCGCCCATAAGACAGGGACCGTCAATGCAGTCGTCAATGATGCTGGCATCATTTATTTGCCCGAAGGAAAAGGAATGATTGCGATCACGGCACTTTCACGTGGTGTGACTGACACAGAAGCCGCAGAACTTACCATCGCCCGTGTTGCAAAAGCGATTTATGAGCAAGCGATAGGGAGTTGA